In the genome of Candidatus Saccharibacteria bacterium, one region contains:
- a CDS encoding phosphoribosyltransferase family protein, with amino-acid sequence MLKHVWIRTDYTPLARHLTHKLKFERTVAAAEVISGLMIEALPYISKDVLVTHVPTATSRRRQRGYDQAELLARSLANSCGLRHKTLLARKGHSRQVGSDKTTRVEQLQGAFRPVSVIKSPVLLVDDITTTGATLEAAARELKQAGTKKVYATAFAQKQ; translated from the coding sequence GTGTTAAAGCATGTATGGATACGCACCGATTATACTCCGCTCGCCCGCCATCTTACCCACAAGCTTAAGTTTGAGCGTACAGTTGCTGCAGCGGAAGTGATTAGCGGTTTAATGATAGAGGCTCTGCCATATATTTCTAAGGATGTTCTAGTAACTCATGTGCCGACTGCCACTAGCAGGCGACGTCAGCGAGGCTATGATCAAGCAGAGTTGCTTGCTAGGTCGTTAGCCAACAGTTGCGGATTAAGGCATAAAACTTTGTTGGCCAGGAAGGGTCACAGCCGGCAAGTTGGATCTGATAAAACGACGCGAGTTGAGCAGCTACAAGGAGCCTTCCGTCCAGTTTCTGTTATAAAGTCACCAGTGCTGTTGGTTGATGACATAACAACCACTGGGGCTACTCTGGAAGCAGCTGCTAGAGAACTTAAACAAGCTGGCACCAAAAAGGTATACGCTACCGCCTTTGCCCAAAAACAATAA
- a CDS encoding pilin, translating into MFKQKYKHIKYVALAVVFMAVSVGVPLIDVGDVSAADPAKCAWRSSSGDNYTASLCSEAGYDGLEDGKYYRIDSLEMATEIALGNRQPQEISETAYIESVIDSCSPDDRRSDLECQGVTTREERTQQLARQDGSLNTNCRDGLDPDSCPIMGYLLTFINGLSALVGIVIVIMITIGGIQYSMARDNPQAVAAARQRIFNAVLALVLFFAMFAILQWLVPGGLFQGGSGG; encoded by the coding sequence ATGTTCAAGCAAAAATATAAACACATAAAATATGTAGCTTTGGCGGTTGTCTTTATGGCTGTTAGCGTCGGGGTACCACTTATAGACGTAGGTGATGTTAGTGCTGCTGATCCAGCGAAGTGTGCTTGGCGCAGCAGCTCAGGTGATAATTACACGGCGAGTTTATGTTCTGAAGCTGGGTACGATGGACTGGAAGACGGAAAATATTACAGGATTGATAGCCTTGAAATGGCAACTGAGATAGCTTTAGGTAATAGGCAGCCACAAGAAATAAGCGAAACAGCGTATATAGAATCTGTTATAGACTCCTGTAGCCCTGATGACCGACGGAGTGACCTCGAATGTCAGGGTGTTACCACCAGAGAAGAGCGCACACAACAACTAGCAAGACAGGACGGAAGTCTCAATACAAACTGTAGGGATGGTCTTGACCCGGACAGCTGTCCAATAATGGGTTATCTGTTGACGTTCATCAACGGTCTTTCTGCTTTGGTTGGTATCGTGATCGTGATTATGATTACAATCGGCGGTATACAGTACTCTATGGCACGTGATAATCCGCAAGCAGTTGCTGCGGCACGTCAGAGAATATTTAATGCTGTGCTGGCGCTGGTACTATTCTTTGCGATGTTTGCAATACTTCAATGGTTAGTGCCGGGTGGATTATTCCAAGGAGGTAGCGGTGGTTAA
- a CDS encoding four helix bundle protein — MGIESFKDIIAWQKARELTTDVYGSFSTCKDYGFRDQIQRAAVSIMNNIAEGYAKQSNKSLRNYLYIAKGSAFEVESMLIVAKDLGYLNDKNQKKLLSEVIEVSKLLSGFIRKLPS, encoded by the coding sequence GTGGGTATTGAATCATTTAAAGACATAATTGCGTGGCAAAAAGCTCGCGAATTAACGACAGATGTTTACGGTTCTTTTAGTACATGCAAGGATTACGGGTTCAGGGATCAGATTCAACGCGCAGCTGTATCGATTATGAACAACATTGCCGAAGGTTATGCAAAACAAAGCAACAAATCTCTCAGAAACTATCTGTATATTGCCAAAGGATCAGCGTTTGAAGTTGAGTCGATGCTTATTGTTGCTAAAGATTTAGGTTATCTTAACGACAAAAATCAAAAGAAACTGCTTTCTGAGGTTATTGAAGTCAGTAAGCTTCTGTCAGGGTTTATACGTAAATTACCATCGTAG
- a CDS encoding pilin, which produces MRYVKLTIIGLISSMFLFSPALPVQAQDQSQNAGTSFNQEICEDNPDAAFCTELREGGGTESVFGSGGIVATVLNLLSIVIGFASVVVIMIGGLRYILASGDPNNINAAKNTILYAIVGLAVAAMAQAIVLFVLNRL; this is translated from the coding sequence ATGAGATATGTAAAGCTTACAATCATAGGCCTAATTTCTAGCATGTTTTTGTTTAGCCCTGCTCTGCCCGTGCAAGCACAGGATCAATCTCAGAATGCAGGCACAAGTTTTAATCAGGAGATCTGTGAAGATAACCCGGATGCGGCGTTTTGTACAGAGCTCCGTGAAGGCGGCGGAACCGAAAGCGTGTTTGGCTCGGGCGGTATAGTAGCTACAGTTTTAAACTTGCTAAGTATCGTTATAGGTTTTGCCTCGGTAGTCGTGATTATGATTGGCGGTCTACGCTACATACTAGCCAGTGGAGATCCAAACAATATTAATGCAGCTAAGAACACTATACTCTACGCTATTGTAGGTCTGGCGGTTGCAGCGATGGCTCAAGCTATTGTACTGTTTGTGTTAAATAGATTATAG
- a CDS encoding pilin gives MKQMILSIGIFGLLAAPLALVAPAGVGAQNLQDCDGIGECLSGGAVATDPDADPNAEERVSDLIQLVINIFSLVVGVVSVIMIIIGGLKYIISGGDAGNVTGAKNTILYAIVGLVVVALAQIIVRFVLGQVAGNV, from the coding sequence ATGAAACAGATGATTTTAAGTATAGGTATCTTTGGTCTATTGGCTGCGCCACTTGCATTGGTTGCGCCAGCTGGCGTAGGGGCACAGAACTTGCAAGACTGTGACGGCATTGGGGAGTGTCTATCAGGAGGAGCCGTAGCTACCGATCCAGATGCTGATCCAAATGCAGAAGAAAGAGTCTCGGATCTTATTCAGCTGGTTATTAATATTTTCTCACTAGTAGTCGGTGTTGTATCGGTCATCATGATAATCATCGGTGGTCTTAAGTACATTATATCTGGCGGTGATGCCGGTAATGTTACTGGGGCTAAGAACACCATACTCTATGCTATTGTCGGTCTAGTCGTGGTAGCGTTGGCGCAAATTATTGTGCGGTTCGTGCTCGGCCAAGTAGCCGGTAATGTCTAG
- a CDS encoding PIN domain-containing protein, translating to MAPSKLFLDANILIEILESRPKHKKAEKLLLSGAGNLHISTLTCHIAAYVSRKRIGLEVLEQFLGDYIWLELKPEDIAWAFDNRRDNDFEDALQIAMAVRSGCSVFYTLDKQLVNAYATLPTLEVKLLK from the coding sequence ATGGCTCCAAGTAAGCTGTTTTTGGATGCCAATATCCTAATAGAGATTCTAGAATCCCGGCCAAAACATAAAAAAGCGGAAAAACTGTTGCTTTCAGGTGCGGGGAATTTGCATATCTCTACCCTGACATGCCACATTGCTGCTTATGTGTCCCGAAAAAGAATTGGTCTGGAAGTACTCGAACAATTCTTAGGCGACTATATTTGGCTAGAGCTGAAACCTGAGGACATAGCTTGGGCATTTGATAACCGCCGTGACAATGACTTTGAAGACGCCCTGCAGATTGCCATGGCTGTAAGAAGTGGTTGTAGCGTGTTTTATACCCTAGATAAGCAACTCGTCAATGCCTATGCTACCTTGCCCACCCTGGAAGTAAAGTTACTCAAATAG
- a CDS encoding Hsp20/alpha crystallin family protein, whose translation MARKDRDEDLLMEDELTAAFLGDEDMAPAQTDNGQQAPQAGDGGVTEDWDEDDAVPGQLAVDVYETKEKLVVKARTAGVNKSELDVSIADNTLSIRGTLSAGNEEDVENYFVQECYWGEFSRSIALPVPVKEEEIEAVLKDGVLTISFTKVKQDTVKKIQIQ comes from the coding sequence ATGGCGCGGAAAGATCGCGATGAAGATCTATTAATGGAAGACGAGCTGACAGCAGCTTTTCTTGGTGATGAAGATATGGCACCGGCACAAACCGACAACGGACAACAAGCTCCTCAAGCGGGCGATGGCGGAGTTACAGAGGATTGGGACGAGGACGATGCAGTCCCAGGACAATTAGCAGTAGACGTATACGAGACTAAAGAGAAGCTCGTCGTCAAAGCTCGAACTGCTGGCGTCAACAAGAGTGAACTAGATGTCAGTATCGCCGACAATACACTTAGTATCCGCGGAACTCTGTCTGCAGGTAACGAGGAAGATGTTGAGAATTATTTTGTTCAAGAGTGTTACTGGGGCGAATTTAGCCGCAGCATCGCCTTGCCAGTACCCGTCAAAGAAGAAGAGATTGAGGCAGTCCTAAAAGACGGTGTGCTTACTATCAGCTTTACTAAGGTCAAGCAAGATACCGTCAAGAAAATTCAAATCCAGTAA
- a CDS encoding HNH endonuclease family protein has translation MKLVGRASPHRRRRFTVVLLLAVGFLIVALLDYLQPQQVVESPQTLSVQSVPQELRVSAIESLGKLAVKDRVSLDGYARDKFSPGWAEVAGCDMRNRILQRDLQEVVLDDDNCTVLSGVLPDDPFTAQTIPFQRGRETSGDIHIEHIVAVSDAWQKGAQQLDYKRRQEFYNDPLILIAVDGASNMEKGDKDAADWLPHERYRCQYVARQIAIKLEYDLWVTRNEHNAIKRVLQTCPGQILPVVGDF, from the coding sequence ATGAAGTTGGTGGGACGAGCCTCGCCGCATAGACGGCGACGGTTTACGGTAGTTTTGTTATTAGCTGTGGGGTTTTTAATCGTAGCCTTGCTTGATTATCTTCAACCCCAACAAGTTGTTGAATCGCCGCAGACCTTGTCTGTCCAAAGCGTTCCCCAAGAGCTACGCGTGTCAGCCATAGAATCGCTTGGAAAGCTGGCGGTTAAAGATCGTGTATCGCTAGATGGTTATGCACGTGATAAGTTTAGCCCAGGCTGGGCGGAAGTTGCTGGTTGTGATATGCGCAATCGTATCTTGCAGCGCGACCTACAGGAAGTTGTGTTGGATGATGATAATTGTACCGTTTTGTCGGGGGTTTTGCCGGATGATCCGTTTACTGCCCAGACAATCCCCTTCCAGCGTGGTCGTGAAACAAGCGGAGATATCCATATCGAGCATATAGTGGCGGTCTCGGACGCTTGGCAGAAAGGAGCTCAGCAGCTTGATTACAAACGCAGACAAGAGTTCTATAACGACCCGCTCATTTTAATAGCGGTTGATGGTGCGTCCAATATGGAGAAAGGCGACAAAGATGCCGCCGACTGGCTGCCCCACGAAAGATATAGGTGCCAATATGTTGCTCGCCAAATTGCTATAAAGCTGGAGTATGATCTATGGGTAACTCGTAATGAGCATAACGCGATAAAACGAGTGCTACAAACTTGCCCAGGTCAAATACTCCCAGTTGTTGGAGATTTTTAA
- a CDS encoding STAS/SEC14 domain-containing protein — protein sequence MGAKNTDKNKTVDKGDHGYSVEHKGDYIHLKTWGRLHLEDLSEPAETALKLAKKEKAKMLIDDIREVHSPFVDLQVQAKGVSVLWKLKEFHKVAIVFNEGELEKLFFSSLEALRLGGNFKGFDNVDDAVAWLKED from the coding sequence ATGGGTGCGAAAAATACTGACAAAAACAAAACTGTAGATAAAGGTGACCACGGCTACTCAGTCGAACATAAAGGTGATTACATTCACCTAAAGACATGGGGGCGTCTCCATCTAGAAGATTTAAGTGAACCGGCTGAAACCGCACTTAAACTTGCTAAAAAAGAGAAGGCCAAAATGTTGATAGATGATATCCGTGAGGTTCACTCCCCATTTGTTGACCTGCAAGTTCAAGCCAAAGGTGTCAGTGTTTTGTGGAAACTAAAAGAATTCCACAAGGTCGCGATTGTTTTTAACGAAGGTGAGCTAGAGAAATTGTTTTTCTCCTCATTAGAAGCACTGCGACTGGGCGGTAATTTCAAAGGCTTTGATAACGTTGACGATGCAGTTGCCTGGCTAAAAGAAGATTAA
- a CDS encoding ComEC/Rec2 family competence protein, whose translation MRARLFHKPIHVSWIFAATAGGVLVGAAGSLLIPPGLFAALPWLVVAGALLSIALLKRELLFVLLAFISGCFVGLYRGTSELWQLQSYEPFYGRQVRLQGVVADDTTRGSSGDQRLRLGDVVIDGEPLPGYVWISTTSNAEIKRSDVVVVKGVLNDGFGTLSGSMFRAELIEAERPEPGDVARQVRDWFTEQVRGSVPEPEASLGVSYVAGQKRALPQTLSDEFRLLGLSHLVVASGFHLTIIVKATRKALAGRSKYLAMFFSGLMIGGFLLLTGFSTSMTRASLVAGLSLTAWYYGRVVHPVVLLLLVAAMTLLINPSFIWGDVGWFLSFAAFSGVIILAPLLHRYFWGSKKPGYVRDLLVATTAAQITTLPIVLVTFGFYSPLALLSNLLILPLVPVVMLLTVVAGMSSALLPMLAGLIGLPAYAVLWYMTSLTGWLSSIPWAHHESSLSIPGLVMSYIAMVLVAVYIWRKTGHDFRKETPI comes from the coding sequence ATGCGAGCCAGGCTGTTCCATAAACCGATTCATGTGTCATGGATTTTTGCTGCAACTGCCGGTGGCGTGCTTGTCGGTGCAGCTGGTTCGTTGCTTATACCACCGGGCTTGTTTGCCGCCCTGCCCTGGCTCGTGGTAGCTGGCGCACTATTGAGTATTGCGCTATTAAAGCGAGAGTTATTGTTTGTGCTTTTGGCGTTCATAAGCGGTTGTTTTGTCGGGTTGTATAGAGGTACTTCAGAGCTATGGCAGCTACAAAGCTACGAACCATTTTATGGCCGTCAAGTTAGGCTGCAAGGTGTTGTGGCCGATGACACAACGCGCGGATCCAGCGGTGATCAGCGGCTCAGATTAGGTGACGTCGTGATTGATGGCGAGCCTTTGCCTGGATACGTTTGGATTAGTACGACCTCAAATGCCGAGATTAAACGTAGCGACGTAGTGGTCGTGAAAGGGGTTTTGAATGATGGTTTCGGTACCTTGTCAGGCTCGATGTTTAGGGCAGAACTTATTGAGGCCGAGCGGCCTGAGCCGGGAGATGTTGCCCGGCAAGTTCGTGATTGGTTTACCGAGCAAGTCCGCGGCAGCGTACCGGAGCCGGAAGCCAGCCTGGGAGTGAGTTACGTTGCCGGCCAAAAGCGAGCATTACCACAAACCCTTAGCGACGAGTTTAGGCTTCTGGGCTTGTCGCATTTGGTGGTTGCCAGCGGGTTTCATCTGACTATTATTGTGAAAGCAACGCGTAAAGCATTGGCTGGTCGTTCCAAGTATCTAGCAATGTTTTTTAGTGGCTTGATGATCGGAGGGTTTTTACTACTAACTGGTTTTAGCACGTCCATGACGCGAGCCTCGCTTGTAGCAGGCTTGAGTTTAACCGCGTGGTATTACGGACGGGTGGTTCACCCAGTTGTTTTGCTGTTACTGGTTGCTGCTATGACCTTGCTGATAAACCCATCGTTTATATGGGGAGATGTTGGTTGGTTTTTATCGTTTGCAGCATTTTCGGGCGTCATTATCCTGGCACCGTTACTGCACCGTTATTTTTGGGGCAGTAAAAAACCGGGTTACGTGCGTGATTTGCTGGTGGCGACAACAGCGGCACAGATTACCACCCTGCCGATTGTCTTAGTGACCTTTGGTTTTTATTCGCCATTGGCGTTGTTGTCTAACCTTTTGATCCTACCCCTGGTGCCAGTTGTCATGCTACTGACGGTAGTGGCTGGCATGAGCAGCGCACTACTACCAATGCTAGCGGGATTAATCGGACTGCCGGCCTACGCTGTGTTGTGGTATATGACAAGTCTGACAGGTTGGCTGTCATCAATACCGTGGGCGCATCATGAATCTTCGCTATCGATACCTGGTTTAGTTATGAGCTACATCGCTATGGTGCTTGTTGCGGTGTATATATGGCGTAAAACAGGCCATGATTTTAGAAAAGAAACACCGATTTAG
- the idi gene encoding isopentenyl-diphosphate Delta-isomerase, with the protein MTEEERIVFVDESGQPTGETGPKLASHHMKTRLHLAFSCYIFNDKGQFLVTQRALSKKVWPGVLTNSVCGHPAPGEPQQDAISRRAAHELGLTDLTDLTCVVPDYIYKTPAMNGVIEHEFCPIYVSRTTTDPALNFEEVANYKWLNWEVYKTELRERAAEYSYWAKDQLQHLENSSAFNTWLKQLNEAAI; encoded by the coding sequence ATGACCGAAGAAGAACGTATTGTATTTGTAGACGAGTCCGGTCAGCCTACTGGCGAAACTGGTCCCAAACTGGCTAGCCACCACATGAAGACGCGGCTACACCTGGCATTTTCCTGCTACATTTTTAACGATAAAGGCCAATTTCTGGTCACGCAGCGCGCGTTGAGTAAAAAGGTCTGGCCGGGTGTGCTCACAAACAGCGTCTGTGGCCACCCTGCTCCGGGAGAGCCGCAACAAGACGCTATTAGCCGCCGGGCAGCACATGAGCTCGGCTTAACGGATCTTACAGACCTCACCTGCGTTGTGCCAGATTATATCTATAAAACTCCGGCTATGAATGGCGTGATAGAACACGAGTTTTGTCCGATTTATGTGTCCCGAACCACCACCGACCCAGCCTTGAACTTTGAGGAAGTTGCTAATTATAAGTGGCTCAATTGGGAAGTTTACAAAACAGAGCTACGTGAAAGAGCAGCTGAATATTCTTACTGGGCTAAAGATCAACTCCAGCACCTGGAGAATTCGTCTGCTTTCAACACATGGCTCAAGCAACTAAATGAAGCGGCTATTTAA
- a CDS encoding polyprenyl synthetase family protein — translation MKTSPQNKKDNNVSKSEKNVSGQGYFWATYKNAVSQLEQNMKLKQYLATSFPEQDVLRDKICRFATEGGKRFRPALAYVTASSFGKSDIAPHLALEAFHKFLLTHDDIIDRDDVRYNASTVHANLAKLCRKKADQEHFGNSLAIIGGDLLAAGSYKIVLNSHLTNANKLELISLLIEATEEVAWGWYDQFLMDYLPLDSEELSQGRIETSMAWVTGKYSIKLPLLFGYGVAGVPPPAGLEKLADTLGLLFQTGDDIIGLFGKPDDTGKSNDGDISQGKKTLPMWLAFSSATAEDKQVLNELVGKPDITKEQAQQVRDIVDRSGGLSQTEALMSHYKTECLQQLDEIDIPEDLRRFLRGFVEFLEKRDR, via the coding sequence ATGAAGACCAGCCCACAAAACAAAAAAGACAACAACGTGTCAAAGTCTGAAAAAAACGTATCTGGCCAGGGCTACTTTTGGGCAACCTACAAAAATGCTGTGTCTCAATTGGAACAGAATATGAAGCTTAAGCAGTACTTGGCGACTTCGTTTCCTGAACAAGACGTGTTAAGAGATAAAATATGCCGGTTTGCTACAGAGGGAGGTAAGCGGTTCCGTCCAGCTTTAGCTTATGTGACCGCCTCAAGCTTCGGTAAGTCAGATATCGCCCCTCATCTCGCACTGGAGGCGTTCCATAAGTTTCTATTAACTCACGACGATATTATTGATCGAGATGATGTTCGTTATAATGCGTCAACTGTTCATGCAAATCTGGCCAAATTGTGCCGTAAAAAGGCAGATCAGGAGCATTTTGGTAATTCATTAGCAATTATTGGTGGCGACCTGCTTGCAGCTGGGTCATATAAGATTGTATTAAACAGTCATCTGACAAACGCTAACAAGCTTGAGCTCATAAGCTTACTGATTGAGGCCACGGAAGAAGTAGCTTGGGGTTGGTACGACCAGTTCTTAATGGACTATCTGCCGCTTGACTCAGAGGAGTTAAGCCAAGGGCGTATAGAAACCTCTATGGCCTGGGTGACTGGAAAATATTCTATAAAATTACCACTGTTATTTGGCTACGGAGTTGCTGGTGTTCCCCCGCCAGCCGGCTTAGAAAAACTAGCCGATACGCTTGGTCTATTGTTTCAGACCGGCGATGACATAATTGGGTTGTTTGGCAAGCCTGATGACACCGGTAAATCTAATGATGGCGATATATCACAAGGCAAAAAAACGCTGCCGATGTGGTTAGCTTTCTCTAGCGCCACGGCCGAAGATAAGCAAGTACTTAACGAGTTGGTTGGCAAGCCTGATATTACCAAAGAGCAAGCCCAACAGGTGCGCGATATCGTTGACCGTAGTGGTGGGTTATCCCAGACAGAAGCGTTGATGTCACACTATAAAACAGAGTGTTTACAGCAGTTGGATGAAATTGATATTCCGGAAGATTTGCGCCGTTTTTTGCGCGGTTTTGTGGAGTTTCTGGAGAAACGCGACCGATGA
- a CDS encoding PrgI family protein — protein sequence MATYKVISDIEAEDKLLGPLTLRQFIYACIVVVSGYIAFRLIFVSWLLVLPLLPIMIFFGLLAFPFTKDQPAEVWLLARLRFFLKPHLRIWSQDGIQELVSVTAPKLPEKQLTKDFSQTEVKSRLRALADTIDSRGWAVKNVNVNLTGQPSAANGASDRLVQATSTPQPVADIDIGASDDMLDEQYNPRAQSLDKLINASGQAHRQQIVQQMKQAPQQTQEPAANYWFMNQPSGQPQPGYNTGKGTVITPGSNDQKPSNQQPTTQEEQALLEKIHKSKQQPQPGSSHIKTIQPIDQNNPNPAQTTQPQPEAPNQANTPQQATNEHPQTSPQKTQPDPALLELAHNDDLNVETIARQANKHNDDDPEEVVVSLH from the coding sequence ATGGCAACATATAAAGTAATATCAGATATCGAAGCAGAAGATAAACTGCTGGGGCCGCTGACACTCAGACAGTTTATCTATGCATGTATTGTCGTGGTATCGGGTTATATTGCATTTCGCCTTATATTTGTTAGTTGGCTGCTAGTATTGCCGCTACTGCCAATCATGATATTTTTTGGTTTATTGGCGTTTCCATTTACCAAAGATCAACCGGCGGAAGTCTGGTTATTGGCGCGTTTGCGGTTTTTCTTAAAACCACACTTACGAATCTGGAGCCAAGACGGCATACAAGAGCTAGTATCTGTTACTGCCCCTAAATTACCAGAAAAGCAGCTTACCAAAGACTTTTCCCAGACCGAAGTAAAAAGCCGTCTAAGGGCTTTGGCAGATACAATTGATAGCCGTGGATGGGCAGTCAAGAACGTCAACGTTAATCTAACTGGCCAACCATCCGCCGCAAACGGTGCATCAGATCGGCTCGTCCAGGCCACGTCAACGCCTCAACCGGTTGCCGATATCGATATTGGAGCATCCGATGACATGCTGGATGAACAGTATAACCCCCGCGCACAGTCTCTCGATAAACTCATAAACGCCTCCGGTCAAGCGCACCGGCAGCAAATAGTGCAACAGATGAAGCAGGCTCCCCAACAGACGCAGGAACCGGCAGCTAATTACTGGTTTATGAACCAACCATCCGGACAACCGCAACCAGGCTACAACACCGGTAAAGGTACCGTAATCACGCCAGGAAGCAACGACCAAAAACCCTCAAACCAACAACCAACCACCCAAGAGGAACAAGCCTTGCTCGAGAAAATCCATAAATCAAAACAGCAGCCACAACCTGGCTCCAGTCATATCAAGACTATCCAACCCATCGATCAGAATAACCCCAATCCTGCGCAAACAACACAACCGCAACCAGAAGCTCCTAATCAAGCCAACACCCCACAACAAGCTACTAACGAACATCCCCAAACCAGCCCCCAAAAAACACAGCCCGATCCAGCCCTATTAGAACTTGCCCATAACGACGATCTGAATGTCGAAACCATAGCCCGCCAGGCCAACAAGCACAACGACGATGACCCGGAGGAAGTGGTAGTATCGCTACATTAA
- a CDS encoding pilin yields MTKLKYKTKQIMLASSLGVIYSALFTVAVQAQSAIDSARGGVDDLSPGGTPEVESVVATAISLFSLVVGIAAVIMLIIGGFKYIISSGDSNNINSAKNTILYAIIGLVIAALAQVLVRFVLGRLS; encoded by the coding sequence ATGACGAAACTAAAGTATAAAACTAAACAAATTATGTTGGCCAGTAGCTTGGGGGTAATATACAGCGCCCTGTTTACTGTTGCCGTGCAGGCTCAGTCTGCTATAGACAGCGCTCGTGGTGGGGTCGATGACCTATCTCCTGGTGGTACCCCGGAAGTTGAAAGTGTTGTTGCAACCGCGATAAGCTTATTTAGCTTAGTGGTTGGTATTGCTGCAGTTATCATGCTCATCATTGGCGGGTTTAAGTACATTATATCCAGCGGTGACAGTAATAATATTAACAGCGCCAAAAACACAATTTTATATGCGATTATCGGTTTAGTAATAGCCGCGCTTGCTCAGGTATTGGTGCGGTTTGTGCTTGGGAGGCTTTCCTAA
- a CDS encoding pilin, with amino-acid sequence MNIPVALTKLAQLSSDDVNIPEATFNDATVENVLQIVFATAGAVAVIIIMIAGLKYVLSMGDPQSTAKAKNTILYALIGLVVCIMAFAIVTFVLDAL; translated from the coding sequence GTGAACATACCGGTAGCACTTACAAAATTGGCTCAACTGAGCTCTGATGATGTGAATATTCCAGAGGCAACATTTAACGATGCTACTGTGGAAAATGTATTACAAATTGTATTTGCTACGGCTGGTGCGGTAGCGGTCATAATAATAATGATTGCTGGGCTTAAATATGTTTTATCAATGGGCGACCCGCAATCTACGGCTAAGGCTAAGAACACCATACTGTATGCACTTATTGGGCTGGTGGTTTGTATAATGGCGTTTGCGATTGTAACTTTTGTGCTGGATGCGCTATGA